CCGCCCAAACGATTGTCGCCAATCGACCCCACGCGTGCGGACAAGACGGCGAAAACCGAGCGCCCCTTGCGCGGCAACCACCGCTTGGCGTGTTTCATAACCAGCGCTGGCCCAATCGTATTCACCGCAAATTGCGCCGCCATTTCTTCGGCACTCAGCTCAGCGAGGCTCTTCTCCGGCCGATCACGTGTCGAGGTCAGCGCCCCTGTCACGACCAACACCAGATCAAACGGCCCCCCAACGCGCGCCAGCAAAGCCTCTGCCGCCGGAGGGTCCGAGAAATCGAGCCCTTCGGTTTGACGCGACAGCGCTACGACGTCCACACCTCTCGCCGCCAACGCGTCAGCAAAGGCCGTGCCAATGCCACCCGAAGCCCCTATAATCAATGCGCGTTCCATGTCCCTGATATAGCGCGCCCATTCAACCAAACCACCGCAATTTCACTTTGCTAGAAATACTCAAATCCCGCGCACGCAACACATTCCAAACTTCTCCCTTTTCATTCCGAATTTCCCAGCTATAGTCCGGCACATGGCTATCAAGACCCATATCGCAACTGACGCGCGCCTTCCGGCGCCTTTTGCGCGTGGTCTAGACCTACTCCTAACGCGCCTCTGAGTGCGGCCGGTTCGGCGCACCCGCTCAGAGGATATGCGACATGCGCCCAGATACCCGCATTTAGGAGACAACAGATGACTCACCCCGCCCCAGCAATAAACCTCGCCAAAAAACTGGCGATGTTTGACAGCCATTGGGACCCGCATGTCGTCGCCACCTACAATGGCAACGACGTCATGGTGGTGAAATTCAAAGGCGAATTTCCCTTCCACAAACATGATGACACCGATGATTTCTTCCTCGTACTCGAAGGCGAAGTCACCATGGACTACGAGGACCACGCCCCGGTTACCTTCGGGGCCGGAGAGATCGTGATCGTGCCCAAAGGCGTCGTCCACCGCCCCCGCGCCGCCGAGGAGGTCAAAGTGCTTTTGATCGAACCTACCGGCGAACCCAATACCGGCGACAGCGGCGTCACGCCCGCGCCCAAACCGCATATCTGATCAGGAAAATTCAACATGACCACCACCGATCAAAACCGCGTCTATATCTTTGACACCACCCTGCGCGACGGCGAGCAAAGCCCCGGCGCGACCATGACCCATGAGGAAAAACTCGAGATAGCAGAGATGCTCGATGACATGGGCGTCGACATCATCGAGGCGGGCTTCCCGATTGCTTCCGAAGGCGATTTTCGCGCCGTGTCCGAGATCGCGAAACGTTCGAAGAACGCCCGCATCTGCGGTCTCGCACGTGCCAATTTCGCCGATATCGACCGCTGCGCCGAGGCCGTGAAACACGCAGGCCTCAGCCGCATCCATACCTTTATCGGCACCTCGCCTCTGCACCGCGCCATTCCGAACCTGACCAAGGACGAGATGGCCGAGAAAATCCACGAGACCGTGACCCACGCGCGCAATCTGGTTGAGAACGTGCAGTGGTCTCCGATGGACGCAACGCGCACCGAATGGGACTACCTCTGCCGCGTCATCGAAATCGCCATCAAAGCAGGCGCGACCACGATCAATATTCCAGACACTGTGGGCTACACCGCACCTGTTGAGTCCGCCGATCTGATCAAACGTCTGATCGAGACTGTACCGGGTGCGGATGAGGTGGTCTTCGCGACTCACTGCCACAACGACCTTGGCATGGCGACGGCGAACTCTCTGGCCGCTGTTGCGGGTGGCGCACGACAAATTGAGTGTACAATCAACGGCTTGGGTGAACGCGCGGGCAACACGGCGCTCGAAGAAGTCGTCATGGCGATGAGAACCCGCAACGACATTATGCCCTGGCGCACCGAGATCGACACCACCAAGATCATGGCCATCTCGCGCCGTGTTTCCACCGTCTCTGGCTTCCAGGTGCAGCCCAACAAAGCCATCGTCGGCAAGAACGCGTTCGCGCATGAGTCGGGCATCCACCAGGACGGCATGCTGAAGAACAAAGAGACCTTCGAGATCATGCGCCCCGAAGATGTGGGCCTCGCGGGCACATCCCTGCCACTGGGCAAACACTCGGGCCGTGCAGCACTGCGCGACAAGCTGGACCAGATGGGCTATGAGCTGGCGGATAACCAGCTGAAGGATCTGTTTGTGCGTTTCAAAGATCTGGCGGACCGCAAGAAAGAAGTCTTTGACGACGACCTGATCGCCTTGATGCGGATCGGTGAAGATGACGCGAATGATCTGCTGAAACTGGTCACTCTGCGCGTGGTCTGCGGCACCGGCGGCCCGGCGGATGCGACGCTTGTCATGACGGTGGACGGCGAAGAGAAAACCGCCATCGAAAAGGGTGACGGCCCCGTGGATGCGGCGTTCAAAGCGATCCGCAAACTGCACCCGAATGCGGCGAGGCTGGAACTTTATCAAGTGCATGCTGTCACTCAAGGCACCGATGCGCAGGCGACTGTGTCTGTGCGCCTGACCGAGGACGGCAATGTCGCGACCGGTGAATCTGCGGATACCGACACCGTTGTAGCCTCCGCCAAAGCCTATATCCACGCGCTGAACCGCCTGCATGTGCGGCGCAGCAAAATGGGCGAAGGCGCGGATGCGCGGGAAGTGTCTTACAAAGACATGGCCTAAACGGCAGGCTTGTCGAATACCCTAATTCAGCTACCTCTCAGCGAGAGAGGTGGCTGGATGACAATGACACTCAAAGCAGGCGCAATGATCGGATTTTTGACCGTCGCCGCGGGCGAGGCGCGCGCCGATCTATGGATCGAGACCTTCGACGCGGAGGCGCAACAGCGTTGGAGCTATGTGCAAGATGGCGTGATGGGCGGCGTGTCCGACGGCGATCTTACATTCGAAGAAGCAGACGGAGCCTCATTCGCGCGACTGAAAGGCCGCGTCAGCACCGACAACAACGGCGGTTTTATTCAATTTCGCGCGGGCATTCGGGGCGGATTGCCGTCAGAGACAGAGGCCCTTAGACTGCGGGTCAAAGGCAACGGCGAAAGCTATTATGTCTTTGTCCGTACCACAGACCGCAAGCGCCCGTGGCACAGCTATCGCGCAAGTTTCACAGCGACAGAGGACTGGCGTATTGTAGATCTGGACTTAGCGTCCTTCACAGCGTCGCACGCGGAATTGCCGCAGACATTTACCCCCGAAAACATAACCGGAATCGGTTTTGTGGCCTATGGCCGAGACTTTGACGCAGACCTCTTGGTCTCTGACCTAGGCCTGGTCATGGCGCAATAGCGCCATTGCCTTCGACGAGGATATTTAAAGCAAGAGAATGAGAGTACTTTTTCTCTTGAGGGAAATATCCTGGGGTGAAGCCCGCGAGGGCTGAGGGGCAAAGCCCCTAGAGCGCTTCAAACTTGGCGCTGAGGGTTTGGGTCTCGGCCTCAAGCCCCCAGGGTGCATTCACAAAGAACATGCCAGAGCCGATCATCCGATGCTTGTCCTTGACGGGCGGGAAGCGCACTTCGTGGCGCAGGGTTTTGGACAGGTTCTGGAATTCCAGCGCGGTGACCATCGGCAAGTGGCTCCCGTCTTTCAGGATCGGATACCAGAGCGCGATGACGCCGACATTCCACTTCTTGTGCAGCTTGCCGATGATGCCGGGTATACGGTCAAAGTCGGTTTTGATCTCATAGCTTGGATCGATCAGCAAAACCCCACGGCGCGGCTCTGGCGGGCAGACCGCATGCGCCATGGCAAAGCCGTCCTGACGGTGGATTTTGACCGAGAACATCGCCATCGCGTCTTCAAGCGCGTCCCCTTCGCCGGGGTGGAGCTCTGCAAGGTGGAGTTTGTCTGAAGCGCGCAAGAGATTTGCGGCCAAGAGGGGCGATCCGGCATAGGCGTTCTCGCCAAACTGCGCGCGGACAGAGGCGAGCGCGCGACGATAGGGGTGGCCCTCGTCAAACCAAGCCTCGGCGATGGCGATCCCTGCCGCTGCCTCTCCGGTCTTGGCGGCTTCCTCGGATCCCAGATCATAGAGTCCCCGCCCCGCGTGGGTTTCCAGATAGCTCAGCGGCTTGTCCTTGGCGGTCATATAGTCCAGCACCCATGCCATCAGCGCATGTTTCTGCACATCCGCCAGATTGCCTGCGTGATAGATATGTTGATAGCTCAGCATGGCGCGCGCCCCGTGTTTTCTGCCCACATAGGCCAGATTTGCCGCCTAAGACAGTGTCAAACACCATCCCTACCCCATTTCGCGGCGGATTCGCGCTGATTTTGCGCAGCGACTCACTTCCCCATTTCTTAAGGCCCGCCTATAACAAAGCGGTTCGCGCTCGTCCCAGAGTCGCGGACCCGAAACATTACTGGGGAACGAGACTTTATGCTGGGAAATCTGGGCGGGCTGTTTTCGTCAGACATGGCGATTGATTTGGGCACGGCGAACACGCTGGTCTATGTCAAAGGCAAAGGTGTCGTCATGTCAGAACCATCGGTTGTGGCCTATCACGTTAAGGATGGCGTAAAGAAGGTTCTGGCCGTTGGAGAAGACGCGAAATTGATGCTGGGCCGGACGCCTGGATCCATCGAAGCGATCCGCCCGATGCGCGAAGGCGTCATCGCGGATTTTGACACCGCCGAAGAGATGATCAAACACTTCATCCGCAAGGTGCATAAGCGCTCGACTTTCTCTAAGCCCAAGATCATCGTCTGTGTGCCCCATGGCGCGACCCCCGTTGAAAAACGTGCGATCCGTCAATCGGTTCTGTCTGCTGGCGCGCGTCGCGCGGGTCTGATTGCCGAGCCGATTGCAGCCGCCATTGGCGCGGGCATGCCGATCACAGATCCGACCGGCAACATGGTTGTGGACATCGGCGGCGGTACGACCGAGGTCGCGGTTCTGTCGCTAGGTGACATCGTTTACGCGCGCTCTGTCCGCGTAGGTGGCGACCGGATGGACGAAGCCATCATTTCCTACCTGCGTCGTCAGCAGAACTTGCTGGTGGGCGAAAGCTCTGCCGAGCGGATCAAGACCTCGATCGGCACCGCGCGCATGCCGGATGATGGCCGGGGGGCCTCTATGTTGGTGCGGGGTCGTGACTTGCTGAACGGCGTGCCGAAGGAAACCGAGATTTCTCAGGCGCAAGTGGCCGAAGCGCTCGCGGAACCTGTGCAGCAGATCTGCGAAGCGGTGATGACTGCTCTGGAAGCAACGCCTCCGGATCTGGCGGCGGATATTGTTGACCGTGGTGTGATGTTGACAGGCGGCGGTGCTCTGCTGGGCGATCTGGATCTGGCGCTGCGTGAGCAGACCGGTCTGGCCGTGTCTATCGCGGACGAGAGCCTCAACTGTGTGGCTTTGGGCACTGGTAAAGCGCTGGAGTACGAAAACCAGCTGCGTCACGCGATTGATTACGAAAGCTAAACAAAAAGGGCCTGAAACAGCGATGTTTTGGGCCAATCTGCACCCCGTGCTACATATGCGCCGAAGGCGTAAGGCCCTGAGACCGGAGACGTAATGGCTCGAGATCGCAATCAGGAGGATTTCGTAACACCGCTCAAGCGGCTGCTTTACGTGCTTACGATTGCCATTTTGCTGCTGACGTTTCTTTTGTGGCGCATCGACAGTCCGCGCGTTGAACGGTTCCGCGCAATGGTGATTGATCGTTTTGTGCCTTCGATGGATTGGGCCATGGCGCCGGTCACGGGTTCCATCAATCTGATCCGCGAATTCCAGAGCTATCAGCGCGTGGTCGACCAGAACAAAGAGCTGCGTCGTGAGCTTCAGCAGATGAAGGCCTGGAAAGAGGCCGCGCTGCAGTTGGAACAAGAAAATGCGCGGCTACTGGATCTGAACAATGTGCGTCTGGATCCGCAACTGACCTTTGTGACCGGTGTTGTTTTGGCTGACGCGGGATCTCCGTTCCGGCAGTCAGTTCTGCTGAACATCGGTGCGCGCGATGGGATCGTCGACGGTTGGGCCGCGATGGACGGGATTGGGCTTGTGGGTCGGATCTCGGGCGTGGGCAATACCACGAGCCGCGTGATGCTGTTGTCTGACAGTTCTTCGCGGATTCCGGCGACGATCCAGCCTTCGGGGGAAACCGCGTTGGTGGTCGGCGACAACTCGGTCGCGCCGGTAATTGATTTTCTTGAGAACCCCGATCAGGTGCGTCCGGGGGATCGCGTGGTTTCCTCTGGCGATGGCGGAGTTTTCCCGTCGGGTCTGCTGATCGGCCATGTGGCCTCTGATCCCGGTGGCCGTTTGCGCGT
This is a stretch of genomic DNA from Cognatishimia activa. It encodes these proteins:
- a CDS encoding SDR family oxidoreductase; the encoded protein is MERALIIGASGGIGTAFADALAARGVDVVALSRQTEGLDFSDPPAAEALLARVGGPFDLVLVVTGALTSTRDRPEKSLAELSAEEMAAQFAVNTIGPALVMKHAKRWLPRKGRSVFAVLSARVGSIGDNRLGGWYSYRASKAALNQVLKTGSIELARTHKEALCVALHPGTVSTPFTENFAAPNKLAPDESAQHLLNVLDTFGPEHSGSFYDWKGEEIPW
- a CDS encoding cupin domain-containing protein gives rise to the protein MTHPAPAINLAKKLAMFDSHWDPHVVATYNGNDVMVVKFKGEFPFHKHDDTDDFFLVLEGEVTMDYEDHAPVTFGAGEIVIVPKGVVHRPRAAEEVKVLLIEPTGEPNTGDSGVTPAPKPHI
- a CDS encoding 2-isopropylmalate synthase: MTTTDQNRVYIFDTTLRDGEQSPGATMTHEEKLEIAEMLDDMGVDIIEAGFPIASEGDFRAVSEIAKRSKNARICGLARANFADIDRCAEAVKHAGLSRIHTFIGTSPLHRAIPNLTKDEMAEKIHETVTHARNLVENVQWSPMDATRTEWDYLCRVIEIAIKAGATTINIPDTVGYTAPVESADLIKRLIETVPGADEVVFATHCHNDLGMATANSLAAVAGGARQIECTINGLGERAGNTALEEVVMAMRTRNDIMPWRTEIDTTKIMAISRRVSTVSGFQVQPNKAIVGKNAFAHESGIHQDGMLKNKETFEIMRPEDVGLAGTSLPLGKHSGRAALRDKLDQMGYELADNQLKDLFVRFKDLADRKKEVFDDDLIALMRIGEDDANDLLKLVTLRVVCGTGGPADATLVMTVDGEEKTAIEKGDGPVDAAFKAIRKLHPNAARLELYQVHAVTQGTDAQATVSVRLTEDGNVATGESADTDTVVASAKAYIHALNRLHVRRSKMGEGADAREVSYKDMA
- a CDS encoding CIA30 family protein, which gives rise to MTMTLKAGAMIGFLTVAAGEARADLWIETFDAEAQQRWSYVQDGVMGGVSDGDLTFEEADGASFARLKGRVSTDNNGGFIQFRAGIRGGLPSETEALRLRVKGNGESYYVFVRTTDRKRPWHSYRASFTATEDWRIVDLDLASFTASHAELPQTFTPENITGIGFVAYGRDFDADLLVSDLGLVMAQ
- the rlmJ gene encoding 23S rRNA (adenine(2030)-N(6))-methyltransferase RlmJ, whose amino-acid sequence is MLSYQHIYHAGNLADVQKHALMAWVLDYMTAKDKPLSYLETHAGRGLYDLGSEEAAKTGEAAAGIAIAEAWFDEGHPYRRALASVRAQFGENAYAGSPLLAANLLRASDKLHLAELHPGEGDALEDAMAMFSVKIHRQDGFAMAHAVCPPEPRRGVLLIDPSYEIKTDFDRIPGIIGKLHKKWNVGVIALWYPILKDGSHLPMVTALEFQNLSKTLRHEVRFPPVKDKHRMIGSGMFFVNAPWGLEAETQTLSAKFEAL
- a CDS encoding rod shape-determining protein — encoded protein: MLGNLGGLFSSDMAIDLGTANTLVYVKGKGVVMSEPSVVAYHVKDGVKKVLAVGEDAKLMLGRTPGSIEAIRPMREGVIADFDTAEEMIKHFIRKVHKRSTFSKPKIIVCVPHGATPVEKRAIRQSVLSAGARRAGLIAEPIAAAIGAGMPITDPTGNMVVDIGGGTTEVAVLSLGDIVYARSVRVGGDRMDEAIISYLRRQQNLLVGESSAERIKTSIGTARMPDDGRGASMLVRGRDLLNGVPKETEISQAQVAEALAEPVQQICEAVMTALEATPPDLAADIVDRGVMLTGGGALLGDLDLALREQTGLAVSIADESLNCVALGTGKALEYENQLRHAIDYES
- the mreC gene encoding rod shape-determining protein MreC: MARDRNQEDFVTPLKRLLYVLTIAILLLTFLLWRIDSPRVERFRAMVIDRFVPSMDWAMAPVTGSINLIREFQSYQRVVDQNKELRRELQQMKAWKEAALQLEQENARLLDLNNVRLDPQLTFVTGVVLADAGSPFRQSVLLNIGARDGIVDGWAAMDGIGLVGRISGVGNTTSRVMLLSDSSSRIPATIQPSGETALVVGDNSVAPVIDFLENPDQVRPGDRVVSSGDGGVFPSGLLIGHVASDPGGRLRVRLSADYERLEFLRVLRDHGKESITGTGGLIAPDQLADPEPAIIAEEVEDE